The proteins below are encoded in one region of Brachyspira hampsonii:
- a CDS encoding MATE family efflux transporter: MNVLNMFIKYVSLNIFGMIGLSCYILADTFFVARGIGSDGLTALNIAIPIFNLINGIGLMLGMGSATKYAILKTQNKNNEANIIFTNSLIYILIISALFIIVSILFTSSISYILGARNNIHSMTNIYINMILLFSPMFMLNNVLLGFIRNDNHPKLAMIAMLMGSLFNIIFDYIFIFPFNMGIFGAVLATVFSPLISILILSSLFIKKKNTFFIVKPNISFKQFLEISSLGISFLITELSSGIVMIAFNIIILNIAGNIGVAAYGITANIALVIIAIFTGMGQGMQPIISMNYNNEMNINKIYKYAFVLSSIISILVYIITYVFANEITLIFNRDNIEDLQKISVNGLRIYFTAFIFAGYNIITCVYFSAMGKAKQSFIISILRGFIFIMPSIFILSSIFNMTGVWFSFPTAEILTSIFSFIFFINFNKYKRYKN; this comes from the coding sequence ATGAATGTTTTGAATATGTTTATTAAATATGTATCACTTAATATATTTGGAATGATAGGATTATCATGCTATATACTTGCAGATACTTTTTTTGTGGCAAGAGGAATAGGATCTGACGGACTAACTGCATTAAATATAGCTATACCTATTTTTAATTTAATCAACGGAATTGGACTAATGCTTGGCATGGGCTCTGCTACTAAATACGCTATATTAAAAACTCAAAATAAAAATAATGAAGCTAATATCATATTTACTAACTCTTTAATTTATATATTAATAATATCTGCTTTATTTATCATTGTAAGTATTCTATTTACATCAAGCATATCATATATTCTAGGAGCTAGAAATAATATACATAGCATGACGAATATATATATAAATATGATACTTTTATTTTCACCTATGTTTATGCTCAATAATGTACTTTTAGGATTTATTAGAAATGATAATCACCCAAAACTTGCAATGATTGCTATGCTTATGGGGAGTTTATTTAATATTATTTTTGATTATATATTTATATTTCCTTTTAATATGGGTATATTTGGAGCGGTACTAGCAACTGTTTTCTCGCCTCTTATAAGCATACTCATATTATCATCACTTTTCATTAAAAAGAAAAATACATTCTTCATTGTTAAGCCTAATATTAGTTTTAAGCAATTTTTAGAAATATCATCTCTTGGAATATCTTTTTTGATAACAGAACTGTCATCAGGTATTGTTATGATAGCTTTTAATATAATAATATTAAATATTGCTGGTAATATAGGAGTTGCTGCTTACGGTATAACTGCCAATATAGCATTGGTAATTATAGCAATATTTACAGGAATGGGTCAAGGTATGCAGCCTATTATAAGTATGAATTATAATAATGAAATGAATATAAATAAAATATATAAGTACGCTTTTGTTTTATCAAGCATCATTTCTATTTTAGTTTATATAATCACTTATGTATTTGCAAATGAAATAACTTTGATTTTTAATAGAGATAATATTGAAGATCTTCAAAAAATATCTGTTAATGGACTTCGTATATATTTTACAGCATTTATATTTGCAGGCTATAATATTATTACCTGCGTATATTTTTCTGCTATGGGTAAGGCTAAACAATCATTTATAATATCTATATTAAGAGGCTTTATATTTATAATGCCTTCAATATTTATTTTATCATCGATTTTTAATATGACAGGAGTATGGTTTTCTTTTCCAACAGCTGAAATTTTAACAAGTATTTTTTCTTTTATATTTTTTATCAATTTTAATAAGTATAAAAGATATAAAAATTGA
- the gap gene encoding type I glyceraldehyde-3-phosphate dehydrogenase, giving the protein MAVKVAINGFGRIGRLVFQALVERGLLGKEIEVVGVVDVSTDAQYFAYQLKYDSVHGKMKAEISHEGEDVLVVNGNKIKCIKAAPLNQLEQLPWKDLGVEYVIESTGLYTEKEKAEGHIKAGAKKVIISAPGKGDLRTFVYGVNHEEYDPANHHVVSNASCTTNCLAPLVHVLLKEGIGIETGLMTTIHSYTATQKIVDGPSKKDWRGGRAGAINTIPSTTGAAKAVGEVLPATKGKLTGMSFRVATPDVSVVDLTFRSEKETSIEEIDALMKKASETYMKGVLGYCNEELVSSDFIHDNRSSIYDSLATTQNNLKGEKRFFKVVSWYDNEWGYSNRVIDLLLYMYSKK; this is encoded by the coding sequence ATGGCTGTAAAAGTAGCAATAAATGGTTTCGGACGCATTGGTCGTCTAGTTTTTCAGGCATTGGTAGAACGCGGTTTATTGGGTAAAGAAATAGAAGTAGTAGGCGTAGTAGATGTAAGCACAGATGCCCAATACTTTGCCTATCAGTTAAAATATGATTCAGTTCATGGTAAAATGAAAGCAGAAATTAGTCATGAAGGCGAAGATGTATTAGTAGTTAATGGTAATAAAATAAAATGTATCAAAGCTGCTCCATTGAATCAATTAGAACAGCTTCCTTGGAAAGACTTGGGTGTTGAATATGTAATTGAATCTACAGGACTTTATACTGAAAAAGAAAAAGCAGAAGGACATATTAAAGCTGGTGCTAAAAAAGTTATTATTTCTGCTCCTGGTAAAGGCGATTTAAGAACTTTTGTTTATGGTGTAAACCATGAAGAATATGATCCTGCTAATCATCATGTAGTATCTAATGCTTCTTGTACTACTAACTGTTTAGCTCCATTAGTACATGTACTTCTTAAAGAAGGCATTGGTATAGAAACAGGTCTTATGACTACTATTCACTCTTATACTGCTACACAAAAAATCGTAGACGGTCCTTCTAAAAAAGACTGGAGAGGCGGACGCGCTGGTGCTATTAACACAATACCATCTACTACAGGTGCTGCTAAAGCTGTAGGTGAAGTATTACCTGCTACTAAAGGTAAATTAACAGGTATGAGTTTCAGAGTTGCTACTCCTGATGTATCTGTTGTAGATTTAACTTTCAGAAGTGAAAAAGAAACTTCTATAGAAGAAATTGATGCTTTAATGAAAAAAGCTTCTGAAACTTATATGAAAGGTGTTTTGGGTTATTGTAATGAAGAATTGGTATCTAGCGACTTCATACATGATAATAGAAGTTCTATTTATGACTCTTTAGCTACTACTCAAAATAACTTAAAAGGCGAAAAAAGATTTTTCAAAGTTGTTTCATGGTATGATAATGAATGGGGTTATTCTAACAGAGTAATTGATTTATTGTTATATATGTACAGTAAAAAATAA
- a CDS encoding PepSY-like domain-containing protein, with product MTNSLNLFIKITPSKLPENIRRFIASNYSKAKIVYIDIRKEQYEIKLNNGIYINFDKNGTWNYISSDDKLSENILPKNIAGKIKNIMKKYNNAYIFEVSKRIEFYKIRLTNSLEIRIRNNGQLIMA from the coding sequence ATGACTAACAGCTTAAACCTTTTTATTAAAATTACTCCTAGTAAATTACCTGAAAATATTAGAAGATTTATTGCTTCTAATTACAGCAAAGCTAAAATAGTTTATATTGACATAAGAAAAGAACAATATGAGATAAAATTAAATAATGGAATTTATATCAATTTTGACAAAAATGGAACTTGGAATTATATAAGCAGCGATGATAAATTATCTGAAAATATACTGCCAAAAAATATAGCAGGTAAAATAAAAAACATAATGAAAAAATATAATAATGCTTATATTTTTGAAGTAAGTAAAAGAATAGAATTCTACAAAATAAGATTAACTAATTCTTTAGAAATACGCATAAGAAATAACGGACAATTAATAATGGCATAA
- a CDS encoding acetyl-CoA C-acetyltransferase, with the protein MKEIVIASAVRTPVGKFLGSFSNVSAVELGTIAVKEALKRANIKPEQVDETYFGCVIQSALLPNVARQISINAGIPVDKPALTINILCGSGLRAVSMAAQMIKSGDADIVVAGGTENMSMAPYTSSAMRMGARMGESKMQDTLLNDALICAFEHYHMGVTAENIAEQWGITRQEQDEFACRSQNRAEEAVKSGRFKDEIVPVTIKTRKGEIVVDTDEHPTFGTTMESLAKLKPAFKKDGTVTAGNASGINDAASAVVVMSKDKADELGIKPMAKILGYATHGVEPRIMGIGPIEATRKALKMANLTVEDLDLIESNEAFAAQSIAVARELKFNMDIVNVNGGAIAIGHPIGASGARILTTLLHEMKKRGSKKGLATLCIGGGMGTSLVVEM; encoded by the coding sequence ATGAAAGAAATAGTAATAGCAAGTGCTGTTAGAACACCTGTAGGTAAATTCTTAGGATCATTTTCAAATGTATCCGCTGTGGAATTAGGTACAATAGCAGTAAAAGAGGCATTAAAAAGGGCAAATATCAAACCCGAACAAGTTGATGAAACTTATTTCGGCTGTGTTATACAATCAGCACTTCTTCCAAATGTTGCAAGACAGATTTCTATTAATGCCGGAATACCTGTAGATAAGCCAGCATTAACTATAAATATATTATGCGGTTCAGGATTAAGAGCAGTATCAATGGCAGCACAAATGATTAAATCAGGAGATGCTGATATAGTAGTTGCAGGCGGTACTGAAAATATGAGTATGGCTCCATATACTTCTTCAGCTATGAGAATGGGTGCTAGAATGGGTGAAAGTAAAATGCAGGATACTTTACTTAATGATGCTCTTATTTGTGCTTTTGAGCATTATCATATGGGGGTTACTGCTGAAAATATTGCAGAACAATGGGGTATTACAAGACAGGAACAAGATGAGTTTGCATGCAGAAGTCAGAACAGAGCAGAAGAAGCTGTAAAAAGCGGAAGATTTAAAGATGAAATAGTACCTGTTACAATCAAAACTAGAAAAGGTGAAATAGTAGTAGATACGGATGAACATCCTACTTTTGGTACTACTATGGAATCTTTGGCTAAATTAAAACCTGCATTTAAAAAAGACGGTACTGTTACTGCTGGTAATGCTTCAGGTATCAATGATGCTGCTTCAGCTGTGGTTGTTATGTCTAAAGATAAAGCTGATGAGCTTGGAATTAAACCTATGGCTAAGATTTTAGGTTATGCTACACATGGTGTTGAACCTAGAATAATGGGTATAGGACCTATAGAGGCAACTAGAAAGGCTTTGAAAATGGCTAATCTTACAGTTGAAGATTTGGACTTAATAGAAAGTAATGAGGCTTTTGCTGCCCAGTCTATAGCTGTTGCCCGTGAGTTAAAATTCAATATGGACATAGTTAATGTTAATGGAGGAGCTATTGCTATAGGACACCCTATAGGAGCTTCAGGAGCTAGAATACTTACTACACTTCTTCATGAGATGAAAAAACGCGGTTCTAAAAAAGGACTTGCTACGCTTTGTATAGGCGGCGGTATGGGTACTTCTTTAGTTGTAGAAATGTAA
- a CDS encoding phosphoglycerate kinase, translating into MKKSVKDIDIKGKKVIMRVDFNVPLDKETSSKITDTTRVDAAMPTIEYILSQGACLILMSHLGRPKGEPNPKYSLKPVYDYLKTKLPNNKVEFAKDCIGEEVKKQAAELKAGDVLLLENLRYHAEEEKNDPNFSKQLADLADVYVNDAFGTAHRAHASTAGIVSAKAGMPAVAGFLMEKEIKYLGDAVANPARPFVAIIGGAKVSSKISVLKNLLNKVDTLIVVGGMAYTFFKAKGLEIGTSLCEDDYIATAKEIMDKAKELNKTLYLPVDNVIADKFDNDANFKTVDSNAIPAGWMGMDVGPKTLKEIEDILKNAKTVVWNGPLGVFEMPNFAKGTFEVAKFIANSGAVSIIGGGDSVSAVNKSGVADKMTHVSTGGGASLEFLEGIELPGIAVLQDK; encoded by the coding sequence ATGAAAAAATCAGTAAAAGATATAGACATTAAAGGTAAAAAAGTAATAATGAGAGTGGACTTTAATGTACCGCTTGATAAAGAAACTAGTTCAAAAATTACAGATACTACAAGAGTAGATGCTGCTATGCCTACTATAGAATATATACTTTCTCAAGGTGCTTGTCTTATACTTATGAGCCATTTGGGAAGACCTAAGGGCGAACCTAATCCTAAATACTCTTTAAAACCTGTTTATGATTATTTAAAAACTAAACTTCCTAATAATAAAGTAGAATTTGCCAAAGACTGTATAGGAGAGGAAGTAAAAAAACAGGCTGCTGAACTTAAAGCAGGAGATGTACTTTTACTTGAAAACTTAAGATATCATGCTGAAGAAGAGAAAAATGATCCTAATTTCTCAAAACAATTAGCTGATTTGGCTGATGTTTATGTTAATGATGCTTTCGGTACTGCACACAGAGCACATGCTTCTACTGCTGGTATAGTATCTGCTAAAGCTGGTATGCCTGCTGTTGCCGGATTCTTAATGGAAAAAGAAATTAAATATTTAGGTGATGCTGTTGCTAATCCTGCTCGTCCATTTGTTGCTATAATAGGAGGAGCTAAAGTTTCTTCTAAAATTTCTGTACTTAAAAACTTACTTAATAAAGTAGATACTTTAATAGTTGTAGGCGGTATGGCTTATACTTTCTTTAAAGCTAAAGGATTAGAGATAGGTACTTCTTTATGTGAAGATGATTATATCGCTACAGCTAAAGAAATTATGGATAAAGCCAAAGAATTAAATAAAACTTTATACTTGCCTGTTGATAATGTTATAGCTGATAAATTTGATAATGATGCTAATTTTAAAACAGTAGATTCTAATGCTATACCTGCAGGCTGGATGGGCATGGATGTTGGACCTAAAACTTTGAAAGAGATTGAAGATATACTTAAAAATGCTAAAACAGTTGTTTGGAACGGTCCATTAGGTGTATTTGAAATGCCTAATTTTGCCAAAGGTACTTTTGAGGTAGCTAAATTTATAGCTAATTCTGGAGCTGTAAGTATCATAGGCGGAGGAGACAGTGTATCTGCTGTTAATAAATCAGGTGTTGCTGATAAAATGACACATGTATCTACAGGCGGCGGAGCTTCTTTAGAGTTCCTTGAAGGAATTGAATTACCAGGTATCGCAGTATTACAGGATAAATAA
- the hisF gene encoding imidazole glycerol phosphate synthase subunit HisF: MITKRIIPCLDVRNGRVVKGTNFEGLKDVNDPVELAKYYNNSLADELVFYDITASYEGRKLFVNVLEKVANEIFIPLTVGGGINTIKDFDMVLKSGADKVSVNSGAIKNPDLIREAAEKYGNQCVVLSIDIKRVNGKYSVFSKGGREDTGIDAIEWAIKGEKNGAGELVINSIDTDGVKNGFDIELLKEIADNVSIPLIASGGAGNMEHFKDVFQVKGVDAGLAASIFHFKEIDIKELKEYLHKNNIKVRL, from the coding sequence ATGATAACAAAAAGAATAATTCCATGCTTGGATGTAAGAAATGGCAGAGTTGTAAAAGGTACTAATTTTGAAGGATTAAAAGATGTAAATGATCCTGTAGAACTTGCTAAATATTATAATAACTCTTTAGCTGATGAACTTGTGTTTTATGATATTACTGCTTCTTATGAAGGAAGAAAATTATTTGTCAATGTGCTTGAGAAAGTGGCAAATGAAATATTTATACCTCTCACAGTTGGAGGAGGAATAAATACTATAAAAGATTTTGATATGGTTTTAAAATCCGGAGCTGATAAAGTGAGTGTAAATTCCGGTGCTATAAAGAATCCTGATTTAATAAGAGAGGCTGCTGAAAAATATGGTAATCAATGTGTTGTACTTTCTATAGATATAAAAAGAGTTAATGGAAAATATTCTGTATTTTCTAAAGGAGGCAGAGAAGATACAGGAATTGATGCTATTGAATGGGCTATAAAGGGTGAGAAAAATGGGGCAGGAGAGCTTGTAATAAATAGTATTGATACTGACGGAGTAAAAAATGGTTTTGATATAGAATTACTTAAGGAAATAGCTGATAATGTTTCCATACCTTTAATAGCTTCAGGCGGAGCAGGAAATATGGAGCATTTCAAAGATGTATTTCAAGTTAAAGGTGTTGATGCCGGATTGGCTGCTTCTATATTTCATTTTAAAGAAATAGATATTAAAGAATTGAAAGAATATCTTCATAAGAATAATATTAAAGTAAGACTTTAA
- the rfbC gene encoding dTDP-4-dehydrorhamnose 3,5-epimerase has protein sequence MIIRKNIIKGSYILQNNYIEDERGYFLRMFDNKELEKYNLNFNLIQSNINYNKRVGTLRGMHYQKYPYPEIKIVRCLKGKIFDVIADIRKDSPTYGKYSSVELSDENGKMVYIPPYVAHGFQTLEDDTIVAYFLSTYFVPDAYGYLRWNDPAFNIKWPECENRIMSEKDKNIPDFIF, from the coding sequence ATGATTATAAGAAAAAATATTATAAAAGGTTCATATATATTACAAAATAATTATATAGAAGATGAAAGAGGGTATTTTTTAAGAATGTTTGATAATAAAGAACTTGAAAAATATAATTTAAATTTTAATTTAATACAATCTAACATAAACTATAATAAAAGAGTAGGTACATTAAGAGGTATGCATTATCAAAAATATCCATACCCTGAAATAAAAATTGTTAGATGTTTAAAAGGAAAAATATTTGATGTAATAGCAGATATACGTAAAGATTCTCCTACTTATGGTAAATATTCCTCTGTTGAATTATCAGATGAAAATGGAAAAATGGTTTATATTCCTCCTTATGTTGCCCATGGTTTTCAGACATTAGAAGATGATACTATAGTTGCTTATTTTTTAAGTACATATTTTGTACCTGATGCTTATGGTTATTTAAGATGGAATGATCCGGCATTTAATATTAAATGGCCTGAATGTGAAAATAGAATAATGAGTGAAAAAGATAAAAATATACCGGATTTTATTTTTTAG
- a CDS encoding MATE family efflux transporter: MNNDVISNPLYYEKPYKLLFKYAAPSIISMLVGSLYNIVDQIFIGQGIGINGNAATNVAFPLTIICMSIALFHGFGCASFYSILLGQGNNKKAAKIIGNTIVLVLIFGIIFTVIVKIFNKKLMTMFGSTAEVLPYAVEYTNITALGFIPFIFSTMMSHIIRADGSPQYSMMSVLIGAVINTILDPILIFKFDMGMSGAALATIIGQFVSFIIVIRYLFRFKHIKFERDNFLIEPKNILKIYSLGSSPGFNQLAMMIVQITMNNVLSYYGANSIYGGNIPLAVAGIIAKVNTLVMAFIIGSSQGSQPIIGFNYGAKNYDRVIKTYKLTITITTIMAFTAFLLFQLFPRQIVGIFGDGSDLYFRFAEEYMRIYMALMVINGIQPVTGTFFTSLGKAFKGAFISMTRQIIFLLPLIIILPRILGIDGVMYAGPVADGAALIVTVILVSREIKHLKKLSNIENSSVY, translated from the coding sequence ATGAATAATGATGTAATTTCTAATCCTCTATATTATGAGAAGCCTTATAAACTTTTATTTAAATACGCTGCACCTAGTATTATATCGATGCTTGTAGGTTCTTTATATAATATAGTAGATCAAATATTTATAGGTCAGGGTATAGGCATTAATGGTAATGCTGCTACAAATGTTGCTTTTCCGCTTACTATAATTTGTATGTCCATAGCATTATTTCATGGATTTGGATGTGCTTCATTTTATAGCATATTATTAGGGCAGGGCAATAATAAAAAAGCTGCCAAAATTATAGGAAATACTATTGTATTAGTTTTAATATTTGGAATTATATTTACGGTAATAGTAAAAATTTTTAATAAAAAGTTAATGACTATGTTCGGCTCTACTGCAGAAGTTTTACCTTATGCAGTGGAATATACAAATATAACTGCTTTAGGTTTTATACCATTTATATTTTCCACTATGATGAGCCATATAATAAGAGCAGACGGAAGTCCTCAGTATTCTATGATGTCTGTACTTATAGGTGCTGTTATAAATACAATATTAGATCCAATTTTGATATTCAAATTTGATATGGGTATGTCTGGAGCTGCACTTGCCACTATAATAGGGCAGTTTGTTTCATTTATTATTGTTATAAGATATTTATTCAGATTCAAACATATAAAATTTGAAAGAGATAATTTTTTAATAGAACCCAAAAATATTTTAAAAATATATTCATTAGGTTCATCACCGGGCTTTAATCAATTAGCTATGATGATAGTTCAAATTACAATGAATAATGTACTTAGTTATTATGGAGCTAATTCTATATACGGAGGCAATATACCTTTGGCAGTAGCAGGCATTATTGCTAAAGTTAATACTCTTGTAATGGCTTTTATAATAGGCTCATCACAGGGAAGCCAGCCTATAATAGGTTTTAATTATGGAGCTAAAAATTATGACAGAGTTATAAAAACATATAAACTTACTATAACAATTACTACAATTATGGCCTTTACAGCATTTTTATTGTTTCAATTATTCCCAAGACAGATTGTAGGAATATTCGGAGACGGAAGCGATTTATATTTTCGTTTTGCAGAAGAGTATATGCGTATATATATGGCATTAATGGTTATAAACGGTATCCAGCCTGTAACAGGTACTTTCTTTACTTCTTTGGGCAAAGCATTTAAAGGAGCTTTTATATCTATGACAAGGCAGATAATATTTTTACTTCCGCTTATAATAATACTTCCTAGAATACTAGGGATAGACGGAGTAATGTATGCCGGACCTGTTGCTGACGGAGCTGCTTTAATCGTTACTGTTATATTAGTTAGCAGAGAAATAAAACATTTAAAAAAACTTAGTAATATTGAAAATAGTTCAGTTTATTAA
- the argJ gene encoding bifunctional ornithine acetyltransferase/N-acetylglutamate synthase: MCDIPLGFSSAAMKSGLKNNDYDLAIIKSDPPSVVSAVYTQNSFQAAPIVFSKKNDKNDIELLIVNSKIANALTGKKGYDDVVDVVKYAGEVFNIKKDNILMASTGIIGIPLETEKIKKAIKISDKYFNNNFNNISRAIQTRDKFDKIYTTQLEVSSGKTANFYAIAKGSSIIHPNMATVLLFIFTDLNIEKATLDKAFKGAIDKTLNRISVDGETSTNDMALIMANGALNNKIITEKNKKLFKELKYKLDEICAYLAKMIILDGEGITKTIIVSIKRAKTQSNAFDIAKKIATSNLVKILFLSKEPNFEKILSVVGNCNININNISLYVNDVEIYKNGIINKYDIDTERKENYITIDLGYNTKYEDYYYFTDLTQEYISIHSSYNI, from the coding sequence ATGTGTGATATACCGCTGGGGTTTTCTTCTGCTGCAATGAAGTCGGGGCTTAAAAATAATGATTATGATTTGGCGATAATTAAAAGCGATCCCCCAAGTGTTGTATCTGCCGTATATACTCAAAATAGCTTTCAGGCTGCTCCTATTGTATTTTCTAAAAAGAATGACAAAAATGATATAGAATTATTAATAGTTAATAGTAAAATAGCTAATGCTTTAACCGGTAAAAAAGGATATGATGATGTTGTGGATGTGGTTAAATATGCGGGAGAGGTCTTTAATATAAAAAAAGATAATATATTAATGGCTTCAACTGGAATTATTGGAATACCGCTTGAAACAGAAAAAATAAAAAAAGCTATAAAGATATCTGATAAATATTTTAATAATAACTTTAATAATATCTCTAGGGCAATTCAAACTAGAGATAAATTTGATAAGATATATACTACTCAATTAGAAGTATCTTCAGGAAAAACCGCTAATTTTTATGCTATTGCAAAGGGAAGTTCTATTATACATCCTAATATGGCTACTGTGCTTCTTTTTATATTTACAGATTTGAATATAGAAAAAGCAACTTTAGATAAAGCATTTAAAGGTGCAATAGATAAAACTTTAAATAGAATATCTGTAGACGGAGAAACTTCCACAAATGATATGGCTCTTATAATGGCAAACGGAGCATTAAATAATAAAATAATTACTGAAAAAAATAAAAAATTATTTAAAGAATTAAAATACAAACTAGATGAAATATGTGCATATCTAGCAAAAATGATAATACTTGACGGAGAAGGAATAACAAAAACAATAATAGTTTCAATAAAAAGAGCAAAAACTCAGAGTAATGCTTTTGACATTGCTAAAAAAATAGCTACTTCAAATCTAGTTAAAATATTATTTCTTTCTAAAGAGCCAAATTTTGAAAAGATATTATCTGTTGTAGGTAATTGCAATATTAATATAAATAATATATCACTATATGTAAACGATGTAGAAATTTATAAAAATGGAATAATAAATAAATATGATATTGATACAGAAAGAAAGGAAAATTATATAACTATAGATTTAGGATATAATACAAAATATGAGGATTATTATTATTTCACTGATCTCACTCAGGAATATATATCTATACATTCTTCATACAATATATAA
- a CDS encoding DNA primase: MMEELESIYFLDELNILNNGYFAKHDDDFDDDYDDDYDDYDDEDDYDDDGDFDDDDDFDDDDYDDEDDYDDDDDYDDYDDDYDEDDDDYDDDIDDFDDDFDDDFDDDDDFDDDDYDDDFDDDYDDKDDYDDDFDE; encoded by the coding sequence ATGATGGAAGAATTAGAATCTATCTATTTTTTAGACGAACTAAATATATTAAATAATGGTTATTTTGCCAAACATGATGATGACTTCGATGATGATTATGACGACGATTATGATGATTATGATGATGAAGACGATTATGATGACGATGGTGATTTTGATGATGATGATGACTTCGACGATGATGATTATGATGATGAAGACGACTATGATGATGACGATGACTATGATGATTACGATGATGATTATGACGAAGATGATGACGATTATGATGATGATATAGATGATTTTGATGATGATTTCGACGACGATTTTGATGATGATGATGACTTCGACGATGATGATTATGATGATGATTTTGACGATGATTATGATGATAAAGATGATTATGATGATGATTTTGATGAATAA
- a CDS encoding radical SAM/SPASM domain-containing protein, with product MKNIKLLIDKYIFTKFDKHFPRLYRFLTLDLYSNIYTPIINKIRYKDKYFFNEVIIEINTYCNRKCDYCPNKYQESPKNYMSEDVFYRIIEQLKIIKFSGIIRFSFFNEPLFDERYVKFAEYIKKELPNAVQVVVSNGDLLTVEKALQLEKAGIDKFVITIHDKNPERAYERLSKVKDVLKHKIRIQTQKDLSMQNVGGSVDVSKYKNKKNKKCPHPFVMTITYNGDVVLCCADFYRKYVYGNIMQDTIVNIWNKNAEIRKELLDDNYARYDICKKCLEIE from the coding sequence ATGAAAAATATTAAATTATTAATAGATAAATATATATTTACAAAATTTGATAAGCATTTTCCTAGATTATATAGATTTTTAACTCTAGATTTATATTCAAATATTTATACTCCTATTATTAATAAGATTAGATATAAAGATAAGTATTTCTTTAATGAAGTTATTATAGAAATAAATACATATTGTAATAGAAAATGCGATTATTGTCCTAATAAATATCAAGAATCACCTAAAAACTATATGTCAGAAGATGTTTTTTATAGAATAATAGAGCAATTAAAAATTATAAAATTTTCTGGAATTATCAGATTTTCTTTTTTTAATGAACCATTATTTGATGAAAGATATGTTAAGTTTGCTGAATATATTAAAAAAGAATTGCCTAATGCTGTTCAAGTAGTAGTTAGTAATGGTGATCTTTTAACTGTTGAAAAAGCTTTGCAATTAGAAAAAGCAGGAATAGATAAATTTGTTATTACAATACATGATAAGAATCCTGAAAGAGCTTATGAAAGATTATCTAAAGTAAAAGATGTATTAAAACATAAAATAAGAATACAGACACAAAAAGATCTTAGTATGCAAAATGTAGGAGGTAGTGTTGATGTTTCTAAATACAAAAATAAAAAAAACAAAAAATGTCCTCACCCATTTGTTATGACTATAACATATAATGGCGATGTTGTATTGTGTTGTGCCGATTTTTATAGAAAATATGTTTATGGAAATATAATGCAAGATACTATAGTAAATATATGGAATAAAAATGCTGAAATTAGAAAAGAATTATTAGATGATAATTATGCTAGATATGATATTTGCAAAAAATGTTTGGAAATAGAATGA